GTGGCCCGCAAGAGCGGAGGCCGTTTCTTTGTCCTTCTCAAGGGCGGCGAGACCTTTGAAACACGGAACATGATGAAGCTCCTCTACCACGCGGTGGGCAGGAGCCTTGCCGAGCAGGGACTCTCGGCGGGGGCGGGCGTGGTGGAGCTCGGAACGGTCAGTTTCCCCGATGATTCGCCTGACCTCTGGGAGCTTTTCGACAGGATAGAAGAGAAGAAGATACGAAAATTCATCGAATAAGGAGGAAGGGGGATGGGTTTTTTCAAGAATTTGTTCGGGATGTTCTCCACGCACCTTGCAATGGACCTTGGCACCGCCAACACCCTGATATACATGAAAGGGGAAGGCATCGTCCTCAACCAGCCTTCCGTCGTCGCCATCGATAACAACTCCGGAAAGGTCATCGCCGTCGGTAAGGAGGCGAAGGAATATATCGGCAGGACTCCTCCCAACATCAGCGCCATACGGCCCCTCAAGGACGGGGTCATCGCGGACTTCGACGTGGCCAAGGCGATGATCAAGTACTTCCTCAAGGTCGTGAGCAACGAGAGGAAGATATCAAAGCCCAGGATGGTGGTTGGCGTCCCCTCGGGCATCACCCAGGTGGAGAAGAAGGCGGTCATCGACGCCTGCTTCCAGGTGGGTATCCGTGACGTCCATCTCATAGAGGAGCCCATGGCGGCGTCCATCGGCGCGGGCATGCCCATAGAACTGCCGCGGGGCAACATGATAATAGACATCGGCGGCGGTACGACGGAGGTGGCCATCATCAGCCTCTCCGCGGTGGCCTACAGCGAGTCCCTGCGGGTCGCCGGCGACGAGCTCGACGAGGCGATCGTCCGCTACC
Above is a genomic segment from Syntrophorhabdus sp. containing:
- a CDS encoding rod shape-determining protein; amino-acid sequence: MGFFKNLFGMFSTHLAMDLGTANTLIYMKGEGIVLNQPSVVAIDNNSGKVIAVGKEAKEYIGRTPPNISAIRPLKDGVIADFDVAKAMIKYFLKVVSNERKISKPRMVVGVPSGITQVEKKAVIDACFQVGIRDVHLIEEPMAASIGAGMPIELPRGNMIIDIGGGTTEVAIISLSAVAYSESLRVAGDELDEAIVRYLQKKHQLAIGVIAAEKIKIEGASAFPIDSLSDSINVVGKDLLTSIPRSLKLSKEEVREAIEEPISAIIDSVRRALEKLPAEFVSDLNETGMVLTGGGALLKGLDQRIENETGINVIVAEDPLVSVTMGCGKSLEEMPKYKKVFIN